One window of Mesorhizobium sp. PAMC28654 genomic DNA carries:
- a CDS encoding MucR family transcriptional regulator, translating into MSNIDERTIIELTADIVSAYVSNNPLPVSGLPDLIASVRASVGRLSGAAVSESVSLNPAVNPKKSVFPDYIICLEDGKKFKSLKRHLNTTYGLSPDDYRAKWGLPSDYPMVAANYSATRSALAKSSGLGRKPAIPLAVVGKTTKRKATA; encoded by the coding sequence TTGTCCAATATCGACGAAAGAACGATCATCGAACTCACTGCCGATATTGTTTCGGCTTATGTAAGCAACAATCCACTTCCGGTATCCGGCCTGCCGGACCTGATTGCGAGCGTCAGGGCATCGGTTGGAAGACTGAGCGGCGCTGCCGTATCTGAAAGCGTAAGCTTGAATCCGGCCGTGAACCCGAAGAAGTCGGTATTTCCAGACTACATCATCTGCCTGGAAGACGGGAAGAAATTCAAATCCCTCAAGCGCCACCTTAATACGACCTATGGTTTGAGCCCGGACGACTATCGGGCCAAATGGGGTTTGCCGTCGGACTACCCGATGGTGGCCGCGAACTACTCGGCGACGCGGTCGGCGCTGGCGAAGTCTTCGGGGCTCGGCCGCAAGCCGGCAATACCGCTTGCCGTCGTAGGCAAGACGACAAAGCGCAAGGCAACTGCCTGA
- a CDS encoding DMT family transporter, translated as MAKQKDGAPSRVSRDGSPHGSALAFAAGAVALWSTNALVGKSLLERHPVSLVQFLQFVGAALVFGAIRLMSQEKVSLRGGLVGVRAGLVPILVGLIGLVGTMVLQYIAFASMPVIEANLVAYTWPLMVAAAVIVLATARRPALLAVATALGFIGVVLVISGGRHPSWSQGNVVGYASAFGSAVCMAFYSIAVGRLAASPERLLLPSALIGVIITFLWCVNDAVAWHIEPDLFLGLYLGAGPMGLGYYFWSRAMKLDGGKVAVIAYLTPIASTLLLTLSGERLTVTAAVGAVLVIGSCVAVGTERSEAGNHA; from the coding sequence ATGGCCAAACAGAAAGATGGAGCCCCATCCCGAGTCTCCCGGGATGGATCACCCCACGGATCCGCGCTAGCGTTCGCCGCCGGTGCGGTCGCCCTCTGGTCGACCAACGCCCTGGTCGGAAAATCCTTGCTGGAACGTCATCCGGTATCGCTGGTGCAGTTCCTGCAGTTCGTTGGCGCGGCCCTGGTTTTCGGCGCAATCAGGCTAATGAGCCAGGAAAAAGTCTCGTTGCGCGGCGGTTTGGTTGGCGTGAGGGCGGGTCTTGTCCCGATCTTGGTCGGGTTGATCGGCCTCGTCGGCACCATGGTCTTGCAATATATCGCCTTCGCTTCGATGCCGGTGATCGAAGCTAATCTCGTCGCCTATACTTGGCCCTTGATGGTCGCCGCTGCGGTGATCGTGCTCGCGACAGCGCGACGCCCGGCATTGCTGGCTGTTGCCACAGCACTCGGGTTCATCGGCGTGGTGCTGGTGATTTCGGGTGGCCGCCACCCATCATGGTCCCAAGGCAATGTCGTCGGATATGCCTCGGCGTTCGGCTCGGCGGTGTGCATGGCTTTCTACTCTATTGCCGTCGGGCGCCTTGCGGCCTCGCCGGAGCGCCTGTTGCTGCCGTCTGCCCTGATCGGCGTAATCATCACGTTCTTATGGTGTGTTAACGATGCTGTCGCCTGGCACATTGAACCGGATCTATTTCTGGGGCTTTATCTTGGGGCTGGCCCTATGGGCCTGGGTTATTACTTCTGGTCGCGTGCCATGAAGCTTGATGGCGGCAAGGTTGCTGTTATCGCGTATCTCACGCCGATCGCCTCGACGCTGCTTTTGACCCTGTCCGGCGAGCGGTTGACCGTGACAGCCGCTGTCGGTGCGGTTCTCGTCATTGGTAGTTGTGTCGCGGTTGGTACGGAACGTTCGGAGGCTGGAAACCATGCTTGA